A window of the Pantoea sp. Lij88 genome harbors these coding sequences:
- a CDS encoding fasciclin domain-containing protein, protein MKPFLPTLIFSALVFSGASYAASMNSDTVMVGGAAMYPSKNIVENAVNSKDHTTLVAAVKAAGLVPTLEGKGPFTVFAPTNAAFEKLPQGTVDSLLKPENKQKLTSVLTYHVVAGKLDMKALEKKIKAGGGKAELKTVNGESLWVMANGPHNIQLKDAQGNVASITTYDVNQSNGVIDVIDTVLMP, encoded by the coding sequence ATGAAACCATTCCTGCCAACTCTGATTTTTTCAGCATTAGTCTTCAGCGGCGCCTCTTACGCGGCCAGCATGAACAGCGACACGGTGATGGTCGGTGGTGCTGCCATGTACCCGTCGAAAAATATTGTTGAGAATGCTGTTAACTCCAAAGACCACACCACGCTGGTGGCCGCCGTTAAAGCCGCTGGTCTGGTCCCGACACTGGAAGGTAAGGGACCGTTCACGGTTTTTGCACCAACCAATGCCGCGTTTGAAAAGCTGCCTCAGGGCACGGTCGACTCCCTGCTTAAGCCAGAGAACAAACAAAAACTCACCAGCGTCCTGACCTATCACGTGGTCGCAGGAAAACTGGATATGAAGGCGCTGGAGAAAAAAATCAAAGCCGGTGGCGGCAAAGCTGAGCTCAAAACGGTCAATGGCGAATCGCTGTGGGTGATGGCGAACGGCCCGCACAACATTCAGCTTAAAGATGCCCAGGGCAATGTTGCCAGTATCACAACCTATGATGTGAACCAGAGCAACGGTGTGATTGACGTCATTGATACCGTACTGATGCCATAA